The genomic interval CCTTCCCTCTGGCTTCACTCGGTTCGTTGCCTCTCCAAGTGCAGAGTTCAGTTCTGAGTCGGTGGTTAGCCTTTACTCAGGCTCCTTATTTCGGCTTGCTTTTGTTGGCTTGCTTGGCGCACTGAACTTTCAACTTTAAACTTTGAGCCTTATTACAAGTGACGAATTATACCAATAAGAGAGATTCTAAGCTAGGGGGAGATAAAAAAAGAAATTTAAGAGTTTGAGGAATAAAGTTTGATGATTTGAGAGAGTTTACCTTTTTGATCAGGGTTTATATTGGAAAAACTGATTCCCGTATCAAAAAAATGCCCACGCCGGCTGATCACTGATCGGACAATGAATCCCTCCAAAACAACTTCGGTGGAAAAAAAATTCTTTTTAAGATGAATTCGACAAGGGGCATCTTGGGGATAGGCGGAGGTGGTTTCGACTAAGATCCCACCTTCACTTAAATTTTCTACTCCCAACGTTTCAGAACGGGCCGCATTGTCAACATTAAGATCAACTTCAACCTTGGCCCAAAAGGGGATTCTCGAAAAGTTGCGCTTTTCTTTGCTGCGATGGTGAAATAAAGACATGTCTGCCCCCCCGGAATAGGCCCTGGACAAAAGATAACACCTGAATGAGGGGATGTCAAATTAAGCGGAGAAATAAGTCGTAAGCTGTAAGTTTGACGAAATGGATAATTTAAAATTGAAAATGGATAATTTAGGAATTTATTTATTTTACCTTTATTATCAATTCTCAATTGTCCATTATCAATTAAGTTATAGTTTATAGCCGCTTTTTTACTTTTCCCTTATTTCCTCAACCCCAGAGAGATAGGGAATCAAAACCGATGGAACTTTCACACTTCCATCTTTTTGTTGGTAGTTTTCAAGGAGGGCCACCACGGTCCTGGCTAAAGCAATGCCCGAACCATTGAGGGTATGAACGTACTCCGGTTTCCCGTTTCCGGTTTCCCGTCTAAATTTAATATTCGCCCGGCGGGCTTGAAAAGCCTCAAAATTACTGCACGAGGAGACTTCAAGATACCTCCCTTGAGCAGCGGCCCAGACTTCGATGTCATAACACTTCGCGGCTGCAAAGCTCATGTCCCCAGAACATAAGAGACGTATCCGATAAGGAAGACCTAATCTTTGAAGAATATCTTCGGCATGAACGACTAATTTTTCCAATTCGTCATAAGATTTTTCTGGAGGGGCAAAACGCACCATTTCAACTTTGTCAAATTGATGCACTCGAATAATCCCCCGCGTGTCCTTCCCGTAAGAACCCGCCTCTCTCCTAAAGCAAGGAGTATAAGCCACCAAACCCATGGGAAGATCTTTCTCTTCCAGAATCTCGTCCATATAAAGATTGGTCACAGGAACTTCAGCAGTAGGGATTAAGAAAAGATCATCTTCATCAATCCGGTACATATCCTTTTCTAACTTGGGAAGCTGACCTGTTCCCGTCATGCTTCGACGATTGACTACAAAGGGAGGCGATACCTCCTGATATCCATGCTCATTGATATGAAGATCCAGCATGAAATTAATCAAGGCTCTTTCTAATTTAGCCCCTAATCCTCGATAGACGACAAAGCCGGTTCCTGTAATTTTACTGGCCCGCTTCATGTCAATAATGCCTAATTTTTCTCCAATTTCCCAATGAGGAAGTAGTGTAAAATCCATTTTTGGCTTTTCACCCCAGCTTTTGACTTCTACATTTTGTTCTTCTGATATTCCAACAGGAACTGTTTTATGCGGGATATTTGGGATATAAAGTGATTTTTCGGCTATTTTATTTTGATATACATCCACTTTTGAGTCTAAATAAGATATTTTTTGGGATAGAGACTTCTGACTATCCATTTTTTCCTGGGAGGGCATTCCTTTAGACTTGAGAAGTCCAATTTCTTTAGCGGATTGATTCATTTGCTGGCGCAAACGATCGAGTTCTTTCGAGAGGGATTTTCTTTCTTCGTCCAGTTGAAGGAGTTCGTTAATATCAAGCTTGACCCCTTTGGCTTGAACCCCTTTTTCAGCATCCTCCCGATTTTCGCGAATCCATTTAAGATCCAGCATCGGACGTCTCTCCTTCTTCACCCTCCTCAGATTCGATCACCTTGCAAATCGCAACCACTTTATCCTTCTCAGCGAGGTTAATCAGTCTGACTCCCTGCGTGTTTCGTCCAATCACCGAAATCCCAGAAACGGGGCTACGAATCATTTTTCCCGTTGCCGTAATAATCATGACCTCATCTTTATCAACGACAGATAATCCACCTACCACAGGACCATTCCGGTCCTTGGTCTTCACGGTAATGATTCCAGAGCCGCCTCGCCCCTGAATGCGATATTCGTCAAAAGCCGTTCTTTTCCCATAACCATTCTCTGTGACAATAAGCAGCGTCGCGTCTTTCTGAACAGCTTCCATGGCCACCACATAATCATTCTTTCCTAACCGAATACCTCGAACCCCCTGAGCTGTTCGGCCCATGTCTCGGATCTGACTGGAATGAAAACGAATTGATTGGCCAAAATGGGTTGCCAAAATAACATCATCCTCTGCCTGGGTTAATCGGGCGCTCACCAGCCGGTCTTTAGAATCAACCGTCATCGCAATGATCCCGCCTTTACGGGGATTGCTAAACGCCTTGAGTGGTGTTTTCTTGACCGTCCCTTGTTGGGTCGCCATGACCACGCTCAGAGGCTGATCAAAATCTCTCACGCGAATAATGGTGGCAAGTTTTTCGCCGGGATCCATATCAAGTAAATTCACAATAGCCTTCCCTTTGGAAAGACGGCCGGCCTGAGGAATTTCATAGACCTTGAGCCAGTAAAGATGACCCGTTTCAGTGATAAAGAGAAGGTAATCGAGCGTGGAGGCCGTATAAAGATCTTCCACAAAATCTTCATCCCTCATTTCCATCCCCATAATCCCTTTTCCCCCACGACGCTGTTGACGATAAAGATTCGGCGAGGTTCGTTTAATATAGCCACTGTGACTGACGGTGATAATGGTGCTTTCGTCTGCGATTAAGTCTTCAATGTGAAATTCTTTTTCATCATCCTGAAAGGTGGTCCTGCGATCATCTCCGTATTTTTCGTAAAGCTCTGTCAATTCATCCTTAATGAGCGCCAACACCTTTTTCTCGCTGGCCAAAATTCCTTTGAGATAGCTGATGCGCTTAATCACTTCCAAATATTCTTCTTCAATTTTTGTGCGCTCAAGACCCGTTAATTGATAGAGTCTCATGTCTAAGATAGCGGTCGCCTGACGATCGCTCAAAGCAAACTTTTTCATCAGTTTTTCAAAGGCATCCTTGCGGTCCTTCGCTTCGCGAATGGTCTTGACCACTTGATCAATGTGATCCAAGGCAATTTTAAACCCTTCTAAAATATGGGCCCGCTCCTCAGCAATGCGTAGTTCATAAGTTGTCCTACGAGTAATAATGACTTTCCGGTGATCAATGTGTCGCCCAAGAAGCTGTTTTAAATTGAGCACCTTGGGCATTCCTTGATCAATCGCCAAAAGAATTGCACCAAACGTTTCCTGCATCTGGGTATGTTTATAAAGTTGATTCAGGACAACCTGCTCGTTTTCACCTCGCTTTAACTCTAGAACAATCCGCATTCCGTCTTTGTCAGATTCGTCACGAATATCCGAGATTCCTGTAATCTTTTTATCGTTCACCAGCTCGGCAATTTTCTCCAAGAGCGAAGCCTTATTGACCGTGTAAGGAATTTCCGTGACCACAATATTTGTTTTCCCATTTTTAATTTCTTCTACCCCTGCACGGGCTCTTGTCTTGATATGCCCTCGCCCCGTGTTGTACATGTCCAGAACGCCTTGTCTCCCGCATATAATGGCGCCTGTCGGGAAATCAGGACCCGGAATCAGTTTAATGAGGTCCTTAATAGTAGCTTGCGGATCATCAATCAAATGTTTAATGGCACCACAAACTTCTTTCAAATTATGGGGAGGAATGTTCGTCGCCATTCCAACTGCAATCCCGCTGGATCCATTCAAAATTAAATTGGGTATTTTGGAAGGAAGAAGAACAGGTTCTTCAAGTGATTCATCAAAATTAGGTCTAAAATCAACCGTTTCTTTATCAATATCCTCGAGCATTTCTTCAGCCAACGCCGTGAGTCTAACTTCGGTATAACGCATCGCTGCCGCGTTGTCCCCATCGACAGAACCAAAGTTCCCTTGCCCATCGACTAGAGGATAGCGCAGCGAAAAGGTCTGAACCATTCGAACCAAGGCATCATAAACCGAAAGATCTCCGTGAGGATGATACTTTCCCAAAACCTCCCCGACGATACGGGCCGACTTTTTATACTCACGATTATGAACCAGTCCCAAATCCCGCATCGCATAAAGAATCCTTCGATGAACCGGCTTCAAACCGTCCCGGCAATCCGGAAGAGCTCGACCGACAATCACACTCATGGAATAATCCATGTAAGAATTGCGAACCTCTTCCTCAATCGAAATGGGCACTATTTTTTCGTTACGGGTAAAAAGATTTTTTGTTTCCTCAGCCATGATGCGTCGCTACGCTCCCTTATTAAATTTCGGATCTCGGATTTTGAACTTCGAATTTATTGAATGAATTTATCTTTTTTAAATCCGACGTCCGAGATTCGAAATCCGAAATGTTATATGTCCAAATTTCTCACATGTAGTGCATGGGTCTCAATAAATTGTCGGCGGGGCTCCACTTGATCCCCCATCAAAACAGTAAAAATTTCGTCGGCCTCAACGGCATCTTCCATGGTTACTTTCATGACCGTTCTTTTCTCAGGGTTCATCGTGGTTTCCCACAACTGTTCGGGATTCATTTCTCCGAGTCCTTTATAACGCTGAATCGAAAGCCCCTTACGGCCAAATTCCTTGACCTTGCTCAGCAATTCTTCTAATGAAAAAAGTTCATAATCCTTCTCTTGGTCATTGAGTCGAAAGAGGGGTTTTTCAGACGATTTCTGATAATGCTCGATATCAAAACCCTTCTCCTCGAGACGGGTGAGGGCTTTTGTGATTTCTCGCGATTCAAAAAGCTCAAAAACCTCAACCGCTTGTTTGATTCCAGAAGGCTTACCTTCCTGCGTCACCACTTCTACCTCTTCTTTAGATTTTTTTTCTTCCCCTGATATAAACTGAGCCAATCCTGAATCGTCGAAGAAAAAATGTTCTTCGCCTTGGCTGCGAACAAGATAGACGGGTAATTCATGCGTTTTATTCTTCTTGAGCTCCATAAAAATATTCCATCGGACACCTTTTTTTCGAATTAAATTTCCCCAATGCTCTAGCTGAATGAGTGCATTGGCTAATTCTGAAACCTGCTTTCCTGTAAATTCCTTTTTATCAGAAAGCCGTATGAAGGTCACCCCTTCACAACCCAAATCCATTAAAAACTTGTTCATCTCTTGATCACTCTCGACATAACGCTCAGCCTTCTTTCGCTTGATTTTATAAAGAGGCGGCTGAGCGAGATAGACATAGCCCTGTTCAATCAGTTGGGTCATCTGACGGTAAAAAAAGGTTAAAAGAAGCGTCCGAATATGAGCTCCGTCGACATCGGCATCGGTCATGATAATGACTTTATGATAACGCAGCTTTGAAAGATCAAAATCATTCGCCCCAATTCCAGAGCCGAGAGCCGTGATAATCATTCGAATTTCATTATTGCTTAAGACTTTATCGAGGCGGGCCTTTTCGACATTGATCAATTTTCCACGCAAGGGAAGAATCGCCTGAAATCGACGGTCTCGCCCTTGTTTTGCGCTGTTGTGAACGAACACCCCTGACGCAAGAGCAAAATTATGTGTCTCTGGAACCTCTAAATCATAGACATCGATCCATTCCTCTACAATCACCACATCCTTGATGCGGTGATTGTAATGTGTCACAGCCTCTTTAAGCTTTTGAGCATCTCCTTCAAAAAATCTCTCCAAAATAGACGTAGGTTTCAATAAAGTCTTATCGCGAGTTTCTCGACGAATCTTTTCATATTTTAAAAAGTCTACTTCTCCTTTTTCTTGAAAAATATCGCTTAAAATTTTCAGGGCTTTATTACGATAAGTCTCGTTGTAAGTTTCCTTCCTTTTTGCTCTAAATTCATCCGTCCATTGTTGACTTGTTCTAACGCTTCTCCATTTTAGAAGGTCCTTGTCCTTCCATTGGTATCTTGCCAATGCTGACAACTCCTGACGCTTTTCTGGATGGGAAACAAAATAATTCGTGACGCGCTCGGATTGTGTCGATCTATGATCCTCAACGCTCCAATAGTCTTTTTGGTTTTTGTTAAGAATGTCATTGTTTCGCTTTTGGTAATCGGGGTTGTTTTTATAGAATGCAAGGAAACGATCCACCATGAACTTTTTATAAGACGGATTCTTCCATTGCTCCTTAGCACGACAACTCAAGGCTTTTTTCATCTTCAACATTTTCGCTCTTATCTTTTCTCGAAATTCAGTCGTTCCACGCAACGTGCGCAATTTTTCCAAAACATCTGGTCGTCGAAGTGTCCTCTGTGCTTGTTCACGGTGAAGACTTAAGTGCTGTTCCTTAGAAAGACGCATGATATTGTCGGGATTATTGTTTAGTTTATTGAAGTCTTTGTGATGACGATGCGTCCCCCATGACGCATCATAGACCCCATGTGACAGGTTATATCGGTCTGCCAGTAGATGTGTAAAAATCCAACGCTTTTCGGCTGGATCAAACACCAGCTCATAACCCTCAATCGTGATTCGTTTCCCTAAGCGAGAATGTTGGCGATAAAGAGGCATTAAAGAATCATTGCCGGTTAAGGATTGTGCCTCCTTAAACGTCCTGTCAGCTAACATAAACTGATGATCAGGTGTACAAATAATTTCCTCATTGTTATCCAAAATCACCTTTATGATTTTTGCCTTTCTTTTTGTCAAACGAGGAGCGCAAATTTCACCTATCTCAACAGACCCATTTGCATTTAGGGTATAGCAGTAATTCTTAATCCCTTTTCGGTCTTCTTCCACCAATTCCTTAAAAGAGAGATTTCTTCCATCAGCTAATGCAACCTTGGTGTCTCCAGAAAAACATCCTCCAGCTGAATCGCCCTCGACCAGGTAAATTTCACATAAACTGGGATCTCGTTCTGAGCAGTCGGCAAGCTTTCCAGGTAAAGAGGCGCTATCCAAGGCCCCTTTTCGCCGAGTCAAATCCCGGGCCTTTCGAGCAGCCTCTCGGGCTCGAGCGGCTGTTAATATCTTATCCATAATCTTTCGAGCCACACTAGGGTTTTCCTCAAGAAGCCCTCCTAACCCCTCATTCACAATTTGCTCGACAATACCCTGAACCTCACTATTTCCTAGTTTTGTCTTTGTCTGCCCCTCAAATTGCGGATCCCTAACCTTGACGCTGATCACGGCGGTGATCCCCTCTCGCGTGTCATCTCCCGTAATATCGAGGTTCTCTCCCTTAAACAAAACATTGTTCTTTTTAATATACTGGTTAATGGTTCGCGTAAGACCCGATTTAAATCCGGAAAGATGCGTCCCCCCTTCAATCGTGTTAATATTATTCGCATACGAAAAAAGATTTTCCGCATACCCCTCGTTATACTGAAGAGCCACCTCAACGGCGATCCCTTCTTTTTCTCTTTCCACGTAAACCACTTTACTGTGGATGACGGTTTTATTTTTATTGAGATGCTCGATAAAACTCCTGATCCCGCCCTCATACTTAAATACTCTTTCTTGTTCCTTGCGCTCATCCTTGAGGGTAATTTCAATTCCGCTGTTTAAAAACGCCAGTTCCCTTAAACGGTTGGCAAGGGTTTCAAAATTAAATTCCTGTTTTCCAAAAATTTCTTCGTCGGGGAAAAAAGTGACTTTGGTTCCCACGCTTTTAGAACTTCCGATCACCGTAAGCTTAGAAGCCGTCCTTCCTCGCTCATATCTCTGATGATAAATCTTGCCGTCACGCCTGACCTCAACTTCCAACCATTCGCTCAAGGCATTCACGACAGAGACGCCCACCCCATGAAGCCCGCCCGAAATTTTGTAGCTCTCATGGTCAAATTTACCTCCTGCATGAAGCGTGGTGAGCACCACTTCAACCGCTGGCTTCTTCTCTGTTTTGTGAATATCGACCGGAATTCCCCGTCCGTCATCCGCTACGGAAAGACTGCCATTGGTATGAATCACTACATCGACTTTTTTACAAAAACCCGCCAAGGCCTCATCCACGCTGTTATCCACTACCTCATAAACCAGGTGGTGAAAACCTCGGATCCCTGTATCGCCAATGTACATGCTCGGCCGACGACGAACCGCCTCTATTCCCTCAAGAACGGTAATGGTTGTTGCGTCGTATTTCTGTTCTTTCTTTTCTTCTTTAACTTCTTCTTTCGCCACTTTTCACTCCAAAAATTCTAATTTTATTCTTGAACTCATCCAATCTGATATTGGATTTCCTTCACGACCTCTTTCCCTACAAGAGATTGAATTTTTTCTAAAATTTCCTTCTCGTGACGTTTCGTAATTTCATAAAGCCAATCGGAAGAATCTACGAAAACCTTAAGTTTTTTTGAGCGAACCTGATAAGGTCGGGAATGGGAAGCGATCGCATCACCGACAACTTCTTTCCAATGAAAGAAAATTTTCCCATGATTCTTAAGATCGGCCTGCTCAAGAGAGAGAATCACATCTTCAATCACCTTACCCACATGAGTCGGTTCTCTTTTTTTACGCTCAAGCACTGGCTTCTTCATACTGGCCACTTTTAACCCCAAACCATTTCCCTTGCGGAATTAAATCTCGATGAAAATCGATCGCGGTGATGGACACAAAAGATTGATAGGGAGAAAGAACTTGCATGAGCCCCTTCCTTCTCCTTTCATCTAATTGAGTTAAAACATCATCTAAAATAAAAAAAGGCGTCTTTCCTTCTCTCTTTTTTAAAAAATCACCCAGGGTTAATTTCAGGGCGATCACCAAAGACCGCTTCTGCCCCTCTGAGCCAAAATTCTTTATTTCTCTGGCATCCATCATGAAAGAAAGATCATCTCGATGGGGCCCTTCCCGAGTACACCTAAAGAGAATATCCCTTTCTTCAGCCTGGAGCAACTTCTCACAAAAATTCGTCTGAATCTCTTCCAGACTGTCACCCTCTATAGAGCTTCGATAGAGAACCTCAACCTCTTCATCCTTTTCAGCAACTCCTGCATGAAGACTTCTCAATTCGGGATTAAGAGACTGAAGAACTTGTTTCCTTCTCCAAATAACGTAAGCCCCATGTTCTTCTAAAATTTTATTCCAAACTCTGATTCCCGCTCTCTCAAGATCAGGCCCCCGCTGAAGAGAGCGATTTCTTTGCCTTAAACCTTGATAATACCTAACACAGTGAAGATAATACCGCTCATCCCACTGAGAAATAGCCAAATCTAAAAATTTTCTCCTCCTTGCCGGTTCCCCGTCAATGAGAAGATAATCCTGGGGTAAAATTTCAATCACCTGCATCGTCCCCAGAAGCTGAGAAAGACGAGCTTTCTCACTCCCATTCACCCGAGCAAGTTTTCGATCTCTAATCAGTTCAATCTCAAGCTCTAACAAACGGTTTCCATCCACAAATTCTGATTTTAAAAATGGAAATCCTCCAGACCATGGGTAGAGATCTTCGAGAGATGAAGTTTTAAAACTCCTTCCGGTTGCTAAAAGGTAGATGGCCTCAAGGAGATTTGTCTTTCCTTGAGCATTCTCGCCTATAAAAACATTCTGGAAAGAGGAAAATTTTAAACAAGCCTCCTTAATATTACGATAATGTTTAACCTCTAAACTTTTTAAAATCCTAACCTCCGAGAAGCTGTAAGCGACAGCGATAAATTTTAAAAGAATTTATTTCTATTGAGAGTTTACAATTTAACTCCATCCTTTTGTACTCTTTTCTACCATCTTCTTCTAAATAATCTCCAAAAACCATTTCAATTTACCTTATACTTCCGAAAACCACATACCTGGCCCCACGATCGGTGTCGGGAGCACTGAGCCTGTGGGGGTCATGATTGCTCCAGATCCTGGGACGAATCCTCCTCCAAAATTAAAGGGATCAAAGGGTGAGTTATTCTCTGGATCTCTGAAAGCGACTCCAGATCCCTTCTGTTAGGTCAAATTCGAGCCAGAACTCCCTGTACCACATTCTGCACCCGCTCTCTTCTTTTCACCATCACCATTCAATATCTTGTCCAGGATCGAACTTCCTATCATTATAATAATTGTTAGAAGGTCCAATCCAAAATCCTTCCCACTCGGATCCACCCGATTCCACGGGTTGTTGTTAGTATAGCTATACAG from Chlamydiota bacterium carries:
- a CDS encoding PilZ domain-containing protein, which encodes MSLFHHRSKEKRNFSRIPFWAKVEVDLNVDNAARSETLGVENLSEGGILVETTSAYPQDAPCRIHLKKNFFSTEVVLEGFIVRSVISRRGHFFDTGISFSNINPDQKGKLSQIIKLYSSNS
- the serS gene encoding serine--tRNA ligase produces the protein MLDLKWIRENREDAEKGVQAKGVKLDINELLQLDEERKSLSKELDRLRQQMNQSAKEIGLLKSKGMPSQEKMDSQKSLSQKISYLDSKVDVYQNKIAEKSLYIPNIPHKTVPVGISEEQNVEVKSWGEKPKMDFTLLPHWEIGEKLGIIDMKRASKITGTGFVVYRGLGAKLERALINFMLDLHINEHGYQEVSPPFVVNRRSMTGTGQLPKLEKDMYRIDEDDLFLIPTAEVPVTNLYMDEILEEKDLPMGLVAYTPCFRREAGSYGKDTRGIIRVHQFDKVEMVRFAPPEKSYDELEKLVVHAEDILQRLGLPYRIRLLCSGDMSFAAAKCYDIEVWAAAQGRYLEVSSCSNFEAFQARRANIKFRRETGNGKPEYVHTLNGSGIALARTVVALLENYQQKDGSVKVPSVLIPYLSGVEEIREK
- the gyrA gene encoding DNA gyrase subunit A, with the protein product MAEETKNLFTRNEKIVPISIEEEVRNSYMDYSMSVIVGRALPDCRDGLKPVHRRILYAMRDLGLVHNREYKKSARIVGEVLGKYHPHGDLSVYDALVRMVQTFSLRYPLVDGQGNFGSVDGDNAAAMRYTEVRLTALAEEMLEDIDKETVDFRPNFDESLEEPVLLPSKIPNLILNGSSGIAVGMATNIPPHNLKEVCGAIKHLIDDPQATIKDLIKLIPGPDFPTGAIICGRQGVLDMYNTGRGHIKTRARAGVEEIKNGKTNIVVTEIPYTVNKASLLEKIAELVNDKKITGISDIRDESDKDGMRIVLELKRGENEQVVLNQLYKHTQMQETFGAILLAIDQGMPKVLNLKQLLGRHIDHRKVIITRRTTYELRIAEERAHILEGFKIALDHIDQVVKTIREAKDRKDAFEKLMKKFALSDRQATAILDMRLYQLTGLERTKIEEEYLEVIKRISYLKGILASEKKVLALIKDELTELYEKYGDDRRTTFQDDEKEFHIEDLIADESTIITVSHSGYIKRTSPNLYRQQRRGGKGIMGMEMRDEDFVEDLYTASTLDYLLFITETGHLYWLKVYEIPQAGRLSKGKAIVNLLDMDPGEKLATIIRVRDFDQPLSVVMATQQGTVKKTPLKAFSNPRKGGIIAMTVDSKDRLVSARLTQAEDDVILATHFGQSIRFHSSQIRDMGRTAQGVRGIRLGKNDYVVAMEAVQKDATLLIVTENGYGKRTAFDEYRIQGRGGSGIITVKTKDRNGPVVGGLSVVDKDEVMIITATGKMIRSPVSGISVIGRNTQGVRLINLAEKDKVVAICKVIESEEGEEGETSDAGS
- the gyrB gene encoding DNA topoisomerase (ATP-hydrolyzing) subunit B, with the translated sequence MAKEEVKEEKKEQKYDATTITVLEGIEAVRRRPSMYIGDTGIRGFHHLVYEVVDNSVDEALAGFCKKVDVVIHTNGSLSVADDGRGIPVDIHKTEKKPAVEVVLTTLHAGGKFDHESYKISGGLHGVGVSVVNALSEWLEVEVRRDGKIYHQRYERGRTASKLTVIGSSKSVGTKVTFFPDEEIFGKQEFNFETLANRLRELAFLNSGIEITLKDERKEQERVFKYEGGIRSFIEHLNKNKTVIHSKVVYVEREKEGIAVEVALQYNEGYAENLFSYANNINTIEGGTHLSGFKSGLTRTINQYIKKNNVLFKGENLDITGDDTREGITAVISVKVRDPQFEGQTKTKLGNSEVQGIVEQIVNEGLGGLLEENPSVARKIMDKILTAARAREAARKARDLTRRKGALDSASLPGKLADCSERDPSLCEIYLVEGDSAGGCFSGDTKVALADGRNLSFKELVEEDRKGIKNYCYTLNANGSVEIGEICAPRLTKRKAKIIKVILDNNEEIICTPDHQFMLADRTFKEAQSLTGNDSLMPLYRQHSRLGKRITIEGYELVFDPAEKRWIFTHLLADRYNLSHGVYDASWGTHRHHKDFNKLNNNPDNIMRLSKEQHLSLHREQAQRTLRRPDVLEKLRTLRGTTEFREKIRAKMLKMKKALSCRAKEQWKNPSYKKFMVDRFLAFYKNNPDYQKRNNDILNKNQKDYWSVEDHRSTQSERVTNYFVSHPEKRQELSALARYQWKDKDLLKWRSVRTSQQWTDEFRAKRKETYNETYRNKALKILSDIFQEKGEVDFLKYEKIRRETRDKTLLKPTSILERFFEGDAQKLKEAVTHYNHRIKDVVIVEEWIDVYDLEVPETHNFALASGVFVHNSAKQGRDRRFQAILPLRGKLINVEKARLDKVLSNNEIRMIITALGSGIGANDFDLSKLRYHKVIIMTDADVDGAHIRTLLLTFFYRQMTQLIEQGYVYLAQPPLYKIKRKKAERYVESDQEMNKFLMDLGCEGVTFIRLSDKKEFTGKQVSELANALIQLEHWGNLIRKKGVRWNIFMELKKNKTHELPVYLVRSQGEEHFFFDDSGLAQFISGEEKKSKEEVEVVTQEGKPSGIKQAVEVFELFESREITKALTRLEEKGFDIEHYQKSSEKPLFRLNDQEKDYELFSLEELLSKVKEFGRKGLSIQRYKGLGEMNPEQLWETTMNPEKRTVMKVTMEDAVEADEIFTVLMGDQVEPRRQFIETHALHVRNLDI
- a CDS encoding DUF721 domain-containing protein, whose product is MKKPVLERKKREPTHVGKVIEDVILSLEQADLKNHGKIFFHWKEVVGDAIASHSRPYQVRSKKLKVFVDSSDWLYEITKRHEKEILEKIQSLVGKEVVKEIQYQIG
- the recF gene encoding DNA replication and repair protein RecF (All proteins in this family for which functions are known are DNA-binding proteins that assist the filamentation of RecA onto DNA for the initiation of recombination or recombinational repair.) → MLLKFIAVAYSFSEVRILKSLEVKHYRNIKEACLKFSSFQNVFIGENAQGKTNLLEAIYLLATGRSFKTSSLEDLYPWSGGFPFLKSEFVDGNRLLELEIELIRDRKLARVNGSEKARLSQLLGTMQVIEILPQDYLLIDGEPARRRKFLDLAISQWDERYYLHCVRYYQGLRQRNRSLQRGPDLERAGIRVWNKILEEHGAYVIWRRKQVLQSLNPELRSLHAGVAEKDEEVEVLYRSSIEGDSLEEIQTNFCEKLLQAEERDILFRCTREGPHRDDLSFMMDAREIKNFGSEGQKRSLVIALKLTLGDFLKKREGKTPFFILDDVLTQLDERRRKGLMQVLSPYQSFVSITAIDFHRDLIPQGKWFGVKSGQYEEASA